Proteins found in one Patescibacteria group bacterium genomic segment:
- a CDS encoding cohesin domain-containing protein has product MDKTAKIKEKILFFNRDLSWQATALILLVFSFIAILILIEGKISFPQNLFQKKTQPLSENEINLEEDASLVGQIYLSPSEQMVSLGEKVVIEVWIDSQEKKLDSVDIKLNYQPELVKIISLEKSDLFEEFPELNWDEETGQIVIRAISFQDNEFSGKGMVAQIIFQSLKAGITEIGVDFIPQETLDCNLVDSETSQDILGKATGAQIEIGE; this is encoded by the coding sequence ATGGACAAAACGGCGAAAATTAAAGAAAAAATTCTGTTTTTTAATCGAGATTTGAGCTGGCAAGCAACGGCTTTAATTCTTCTGGTTTTTTCGTTTATTGCCATTTTAATTTTAATTGAAGGCAAGATAAGCTTCCCGCAAAACCTCTTTCAAAAGAAAACTCAACCTTTATCAGAAAACGAAATTAATCTTGAAGAAGATGCTTCTCTAGTAGGTCAGATCTATCTTTCTCCCTCAGAACAGATGGTTTCTCTGGGAGAAAAAGTTGTTATTGAAGTTTGGATTGATAGTCAGGAAAAAAAGCTTGATTCAGTTGATATTAAACTTAATTACCAACCAGAATTAGTAAAAATTATTAGCTTAGAAAAGAGTGACCTTTTTGAAGAATTTCCTGAATTAAACTGGGATGAAGAAACGGGACAAATTGTAATTAGAGCCATTAGTTTTCAGGACAATGAATTTTCAGGTAAAGGAATGGTTGCTCAAATTATTTTCCAATCGCTTAAGGCAGGAATAACCGAAATAGGAGTTGACTTTATTCCCCAGGAAACTTTAGACTGTAATTTAGTGGACTCAGAAACCAGTCAAGACATTTTAGGTAAAGCGACTGGGGCCCAAATTGAAATTGGAGAATAA